A genomic region of Alicyclobacillus sp. SO9 contains the following coding sequences:
- a CDS encoding spore coat protein, with translation MNTESQLMQDKDLLNSILTLEKHMADEYAIAVTESNCQTVRQMFTSLLDDTLQTQNDVFHAMSQQGWYQSPAKALKQEVDKHIQTYRQTQQQLAQLVQQYRSAAMPQNTPMTTPYGTASAQSNLPNRHFQHSTGMHMNGH, from the coding sequence ATGAACACAGAATCACAGCTGATGCAAGACAAGGACTTACTAAACAGCATCTTGACCCTTGAGAAGCATATGGCGGACGAATACGCCATCGCTGTAACAGAGTCGAACTGTCAAACTGTGCGGCAGATGTTCACAAGTCTACTCGATGATACGTTGCAAACACAGAACGATGTGTTTCACGCCATGTCACAGCAAGGATGGTACCAGAGCCCGGCAAAGGCTCTAAAGCAAGAGGTAGACAAGCACATCCAGACCTATCGTCAAACACAGCAACAGTTGGCCCAACTCGTGCAGCAATACCGTTCAGCCGCCATGCCGCAAAACACTCCCATGACAACACCCTACGGAACGGCATCTGCCCAGTCTAATTTGCCAAACCGGCACTTCCAACACTCGACTGGAATGCACATGAATGGGCACTAA
- a CDS encoding MFS transporter: protein MWKLLKRNPSFLLYWVSLLGMEFGEWTRNMVLVYAVYTLSHGSASAVSIVLLSEFLPMLFGPFIGVLADRLPRKPTFVLSICIQGVLLFGIGLTLHLHQLWLVYAGALLSAVATVASRTAGAGYILQFVPMDERKDATALQQVVISSMMLLGPPLGTAIYMAVQGQGALAVAGGLFLLAVILNIWVKAQKTPVSDAESHSFWYDLRTGLKYARNHWVMRFILSTGVLVGCSAGILNVLEIFLVTKFLHLPKTWLSVLLFVQGGGMLSVTPLLNRLTVPMKRLLPWSLIWCGIGMGLMISVRLWMVTLLGYLVFSVGNVAINLAVGTLMKTEVEESYQGRMSSLFTTAYGVTTGVFMVLTGRLQPILGVRFLIAAGSCIILISGALLLGFTIRYLKHSDSNLNLPQNSVGRDVDPLP, encoded by the coding sequence ATGTGGAAATTGCTAAAAAGGAACCCAAGCTTCTTATTATATTGGGTTTCTCTCCTAGGTATGGAATTCGGTGAGTGGACTCGAAACATGGTGTTAGTCTATGCAGTCTACACGCTCTCCCATGGCTCCGCCTCCGCCGTATCCATTGTCTTACTTTCCGAATTTCTTCCAATGTTGTTTGGTCCGTTTATCGGGGTTCTAGCAGACAGACTGCCTCGAAAACCGACATTCGTATTGTCAATTTGTATACAGGGAGTCCTGCTTTTTGGAATCGGACTGACTCTGCATCTCCACCAACTGTGGCTCGTGTATGCCGGAGCACTGCTCAGTGCAGTGGCAACAGTGGCTAGCCGGACCGCCGGCGCTGGTTACATCCTGCAATTCGTTCCCATGGACGAAAGAAAAGATGCGACTGCTTTACAACAAGTTGTCATTAGTTCCATGATGTTGCTTGGACCACCGTTGGGAACAGCAATTTATATGGCTGTACAGGGACAGGGTGCGCTCGCCGTAGCCGGGGGACTCTTTCTGTTGGCTGTGATTTTGAACATATGGGTGAAAGCACAAAAAACCCCTGTTTCAGACGCTGAATCTCACAGTTTTTGGTATGACCTCCGCACTGGACTCAAATACGCGAGAAACCACTGGGTCATGCGATTTATTCTGTCAACGGGGGTATTGGTGGGGTGCAGTGCTGGAATTCTAAATGTACTTGAAATTTTTCTAGTAACGAAGTTTCTTCATCTTCCAAAAACGTGGCTATCCGTTCTATTGTTTGTTCAAGGAGGCGGCATGTTATCTGTCACTCCATTACTGAACCGACTCACGGTGCCAATGAAAAGACTGTTGCCATGGAGTCTCATCTGGTGCGGCATCGGAATGGGACTCATGATAAGTGTGCGCTTGTGGATGGTGACTCTCCTCGGTTATTTGGTCTTTAGCGTCGGGAATGTCGCAATTAATTTGGCCGTGGGCACATTGATGAAGACAGAAGTCGAAGAATCATATCAAGGGCGTATGTCTTCCCTCTTTACGACGGCCTATGGTGTGACGACTGGTGTTTTCATGGTTCTCACTGGCAGATTACAGCCAATTTTAGGCGTTCGATTCTTAATTGCTGCAGGAAGCTGTATCATCTTAATCAGCGGAGCCTTGCTGCTAGGGTTTACCATTCGCTATTTAAAACACAGTGACAGCAACCTGAATCTGCCACAAAACAGTGTTGGCAGAGATGTGGACCCCCTTCCCTAG
- a CDS encoding phospholipase C, with product MGSQKKTLVAVGSGVVALSTILATSVPAFANSHDHFFRHAQTTTPIKHVVVIFNENVSFDHYFGTYPYAKNPKGVPQFHALPGTPIPNNYISHPTLLSHNLNAANPQRLSRSQPITDDMNHGYTAEQNAFDGGKMDKFVQSTGEGGWPIPNQPKSTVMDYYDGNTVTALWNYAQHFAMSDNSYGTTFGPSTPGALNLISGQTHGAVAYSAPKVDGGKQLQPNSSGVIIKNALNTNNTLYGDVNPYYDNFSSNGTTVKMTGKNVGNLLNAKGVTWGWFEGGFANPSATHKNIAGTSYPDYSPHHEPFQYYKSTANPKHLPPSSVGMIGKTDQANHQYSMTNFWQAVNHGNMPAVSFLKAPMYQDGHAGYSDPLDEQHFIVNTINRLEKTPDWNSTAVILSYDDSDGWYDHQMSPVINGSQDPMADTLFGKGNAGKVTLKNYQDRAGHGPRLPLMVISPYARQNFIANNVTDQSSILKFIENNWKLGRIGNGSYDAVAGSIDNMFNFKRGPRAPRLFLNPTTGEPTFFTEENETDNRSNHGPKTHGGYTLTYGDYSRN from the coding sequence TTGGGAAGCCAAAAGAAGACGTTAGTTGCTGTAGGCAGTGGCGTAGTTGCTTTGAGTACCATTCTGGCTACTTCTGTTCCGGCTTTTGCGAACAGTCACGACCACTTTTTCCGCCATGCGCAGACAACCACGCCGATTAAACACGTTGTGGTGATTTTTAATGAAAACGTGTCGTTTGACCACTACTTCGGTACTTATCCATACGCAAAGAACCCCAAGGGTGTACCTCAATTTCATGCTCTTCCTGGGACTCCGATTCCCAATAACTACATCTCTCATCCGACCCTGCTAAGTCACAATCTGAATGCCGCTAACCCGCAGCGGTTAAGCCGCTCTCAACCGATTACTGATGACATGAATCACGGTTATACTGCGGAGCAGAATGCCTTCGACGGCGGCAAAATGGACAAGTTTGTTCAAAGCACAGGCGAAGGGGGTTGGCCGATTCCAAATCAACCCAAGAGTACAGTCATGGACTACTATGACGGCAATACTGTGACCGCGTTATGGAACTATGCCCAGCACTTTGCCATGAGCGACAACTCCTACGGCACAACCTTCGGGCCGTCTACACCTGGCGCTCTGAATTTGATTTCGGGTCAGACGCACGGTGCCGTCGCTTACAGTGCTCCAAAGGTTGATGGAGGTAAGCAACTGCAGCCAAACAGCAGCGGTGTTATTATCAAAAATGCTTTAAACACAAACAATACGCTGTATGGGGATGTAAACCCCTACTATGATAACTTCTCCTCGAACGGGACAACCGTCAAAATGACCGGTAAGAACGTCGGTAATTTACTGAATGCCAAGGGTGTCACGTGGGGATGGTTCGAAGGCGGATTTGCCAATCCTAGTGCCACTCATAAAAACATTGCTGGAACATCCTATCCGGATTACAGCCCCCATCACGAGCCGTTTCAGTACTATAAGTCCACGGCAAATCCCAAACACTTGCCGCCAAGTTCTGTCGGCATGATTGGAAAGACAGACCAAGCCAATCATCAGTACAGCATGACCAACTTCTGGCAAGCGGTCAATCACGGTAATATGCCGGCAGTAAGCTTCTTGAAAGCGCCCATGTATCAAGATGGACACGCTGGCTACTCGGATCCTCTAGACGAACAGCACTTTATCGTCAATACCATTAACCGGCTGGAGAAGACACCTGACTGGAACAGCACAGCTGTGATTTTATCCTACGACGACTCGGACGGCTGGTACGACCATCAAATGAGTCCCGTTATCAACGGATCGCAGGACCCAATGGCGGACACACTCTTTGGCAAAGGTAATGCAGGAAAGGTAACATTGAAAAACTATCAGGACCGCGCAGGACATGGTCCAAGACTTCCGTTAATGGTGATTTCGCCCTACGCTAGGCAAAACTTCATTGCTAATAACGTAACGGATCAGTCGTCGATTCTGAAGTTTATTGAAAACAACTGGAAGCTTGGGCGCATTGGCAACGGATCGTACGATGCGGTGGCAGGCTCGATTGACAATATGTTCAACTTCAAGCGGGGACCGCGGGCACCGAGGTTGTTCCTGAATCCGACAACAGGGGAACCGACATTTTTCACTGAGGAGAATGAGACAGACAACCGCAGCAACCATGGCCCCAAGACGCATGGCGGTTATACGCTGACATACGGTGACTATTCTCGGAACTAA
- a CDS encoding amino acid permease, with protein MKKGSLGVSILTALVIGNMVGSGIFMIPATLAKDASPAGALWAWGLTGFGVLMLALVFGTLSLRKPEMTGGPQIYAKALVREGTERSKLLGYSVSWGYWVANWAGNVAIITTFTGYLTTFLPVLTDEKLLFQFGSFRITIGNLLTFVVASLLLWLVHTMILKGIEGAGRINLLATAAKVIGFVFFIVITLFVFQKSNLLPMEQQRVAHGVALGLMGQINHGAMATLWPFIGVESAMVFSSRAKRRADVKIATILGLLITIVIYISITLLVMGALPQHQLMNDTKPLVDALNAAVGPVGRYPMAALGLVSLLGATIGWILLSAEVAYQASRQGLFPRVFGRENKNGAQSTSLVITNVMAQVFLLSTLSQSIAAAFNFVIFIATLSYLFPYAVAALYQLKLTVKGETYEGEKKARIIDGSIAFLGFAYAVWVIKAGTSDLRTFLFGVALLAAGLIFYPAVRKSRPVPTNESAPQTQPSAGTIAKAPQEAEFNPIQTH; from the coding sequence ATGAAGAAAGGGAGCTTAGGTGTTTCGATTCTAACAGCCCTTGTGATTGGAAATATGGTAGGGTCCGGTATATTCATGATACCTGCCACACTGGCAAAGGATGCAAGCCCTGCCGGAGCACTCTGGGCATGGGGTCTGACCGGCTTTGGCGTTCTCATGCTGGCCCTCGTCTTCGGCACACTATCCCTGCGTAAACCGGAGATGACAGGCGGTCCGCAAATCTACGCAAAGGCGCTGGTTCGAGAAGGAACCGAGCGTTCCAAATTGCTTGGTTACTCCGTCTCTTGGGGATACTGGGTCGCTAACTGGGCGGGAAACGTTGCTATTATTACAACTTTTACAGGATATTTAACAACTTTTTTGCCTGTTTTGACAGACGAAAAACTGTTGTTTCAGTTCGGTTCATTCCGTATCACAATCGGTAATCTGCTGACCTTTGTTGTGGCAAGCCTGCTGTTGTGGCTGGTGCACACGATGATTCTCAAAGGAATAGAAGGTGCCGGGAGAATCAATCTTCTTGCTACAGCCGCTAAAGTGATTGGATTTGTGTTCTTTATTGTCATTACACTGTTTGTCTTTCAGAAATCCAATTTGCTTCCCATGGAACAACAGCGCGTAGCCCACGGTGTTGCACTTGGATTAATGGGACAGATTAATCACGGCGCAATGGCTACCTTATGGCCCTTCATTGGAGTTGAATCGGCCATGGTCTTTTCATCCCGCGCGAAGCGGCGTGCCGATGTGAAAATTGCGACCATTCTTGGTCTGCTGATTACAATTGTCATCTATATTTCCATCACTCTATTGGTAATGGGGGCTCTTCCGCAACACCAGCTCATGAACGATACCAAGCCATTAGTAGATGCATTGAACGCTGCGGTCGGTCCCGTTGGTCGTTATCCCATGGCTGCTTTGGGGCTGGTGAGCTTGTTGGGCGCCACCATTGGTTGGATCCTGCTCAGTGCTGAGGTTGCATACCAGGCGTCCAGGCAAGGACTGTTCCCCCGAGTGTTCGGACGGGAAAACAAAAACGGAGCACAGTCCACATCCTTGGTTATCACCAATGTTATGGCTCAGGTTTTCTTACTGTCCACGCTTTCTCAGTCCATTGCAGCAGCATTCAACTTTGTCATCTTTATAGCAACTCTGTCCTATCTCTTCCCGTACGCCGTTGCTGCACTGTACCAACTGAAGCTGACTGTCAAAGGAGAGACTTACGAGGGAGAGAAGAAGGCTCGAATCATAGACGGTAGTATTGCCTTCCTTGGATTTGCCTATGCCGTCTGGGTCATCAAAGCAGGCACGTCCGACCTGAGGACATTTCTGTTCGGAGTCGCATTGTTGGCTGCAGGCCTCATCTTTTACCCGGCGGTACGAAAATCCCGTCCCGTGCCTACCAACGAGTCTGCACCACAGACACAGCCGTCTGCCGGAACTATTGCCAAAGCGCCTCAAGAAGCCGAGTTCAATCCAATTCAGACACACTAA
- the sdaAB gene encoding L-serine ammonia-lyase, iron-sulfur-dependent subunit beta: protein MRYNSAFEIIGPIMVGPSSSHTAGAVRIGNLARTILKEEPKKVVFYLMGSFAETYQGHGTDLALLAGVLGYATDDPRISQADEQATAAGVDFSFEKRNFGFFHPNSVSILIQGANRTLRIIASSLGGGKVEVQEINEIPVKFTGERPTLILYHSDTQGFLAKVFYIINSLGYNIARLSLERWSQGGNAITVCEIDGKVGFHLTEQLAGNVEELQDLCFIQPEEQSNDAQ, encoded by the coding sequence ATGAGGTACAACAGTGCGTTTGAAATCATCGGTCCAATTATGGTAGGACCGTCCAGTTCACATACTGCTGGCGCGGTCCGAATCGGAAATCTCGCACGGACCATATTAAAGGAAGAACCAAAGAAAGTCGTCTTTTACCTCATGGGTTCTTTTGCAGAAACGTATCAAGGGCACGGTACTGACTTGGCTTTACTTGCCGGTGTCCTTGGTTACGCGACGGATGATCCAAGAATTTCGCAGGCGGACGAACAAGCGACAGCCGCTGGCGTGGACTTCAGTTTTGAGAAGCGCAATTTTGGATTCTTTCATCCAAACAGTGTTTCTATTCTCATCCAGGGTGCAAACAGGACTTTGCGGATCATTGCGAGCTCGCTTGGCGGGGGTAAGGTTGAAGTCCAGGAAATCAATGAGATCCCGGTGAAGTTTACAGGTGAGCGTCCTACCTTGATTTTATACCACAGCGATACACAAGGCTTTTTGGCCAAGGTCTTCTATATCATTAATTCACTCGGTTATAATATTGCTCGTTTGAGTCTTGAACGCTGGAGCCAGGGTGGGAATGCTATCACCGTCTGCGAGATAGACGGCAAAGTCGGGTTTCATTTGACCGAACAATTGGCGGGAAATGTTGAAGAGTTGCAAGACCTGTGCTTTATTCAACCGGAAGAGCAATCGAACGACGCTCAGTAA
- the sdaAA gene encoding L-serine ammonia-lyase, iron-sulfur-dependent, subunit alpha: protein MAFKRLHELIALANEKEVTIAKLMLETEKEHTGVSEEEILSNMSRQFDIMEEAARKGVEQPVHSKTGLSGGDAYLVNQYLQTGKSYLSGSALKAMAYALSVNEVNAGMGRIVATPTAGSAGVLPGVLLHVLETGRYNRDEVVFSLLTAAALGLVIANSASISGAAGGCQAEIGSATAMAAGALVELGGGTPEQVGHAVGLTLKNSMGLVCDPVGGLVEIPCIIRNGLHAVTALAAADMALAGVKSVIPPDQVIRAMYEIGNEMPSSLRETGLGGLAATPAGKAMREQVFGNTAEKPCRERERQ, encoded by the coding sequence ATGGCGTTTAAGCGCTTACATGAATTAATAGCATTGGCTAATGAAAAAGAGGTCACAATTGCCAAATTGATGCTTGAGACTGAAAAGGAACACACGGGAGTTTCAGAGGAAGAGATTCTGTCTAACATGAGCCGACAGTTCGACATTATGGAGGAAGCAGCTCGAAAAGGTGTTGAGCAGCCCGTCCATTCTAAGACAGGATTGTCTGGAGGCGACGCCTATCTCGTCAATCAGTATTTGCAGACGGGTAAAAGCTATCTTTCCGGTTCCGCGTTGAAAGCCATGGCATACGCCTTGTCGGTCAATGAAGTCAATGCGGGAATGGGCAGAATCGTTGCCACTCCAACGGCTGGCTCGGCGGGCGTACTCCCTGGTGTTCTTCTCCATGTACTCGAGACGGGCAGATACAACCGGGATGAAGTAGTGTTCTCATTGCTGACAGCGGCTGCCCTGGGTCTCGTGATTGCCAACTCGGCGTCCATCTCCGGTGCAGCAGGGGGCTGTCAGGCTGAAATTGGCTCTGCTACGGCGATGGCAGCAGGCGCTTTGGTAGAATTGGGAGGGGGAACTCCTGAACAGGTCGGTCATGCAGTTGGACTCACGTTGAAGAATTCCATGGGTTTGGTGTGCGATCCCGTTGGCGGTTTAGTGGAAATTCCCTGCATCATTCGCAACGGGCTCCATGCCGTAACCGCTCTTGCGGCTGCAGATATGGCGCTGGCCGGTGTGAAAAGTGTCATACCGCCGGACCAGGTCATCCGTGCCATGTATGAGATTGGCAACGAAATGCCCAGCAGTCTGCGAGAGACTGGGCTCGGAGGTCTTGCAGCTACCCCTGCAGGAAAGGCTATGCGCGAACAAGTGTTTGGGAACACTGCTGAAAAACCCTGCCGGGAGCGTGAGCGACAATGA
- a CDS encoding D-serine ammonia-lyase, with product MVYIAGKTVAEWKREHPLLDFIQSSQEVLWLNPRWLPAAQVLPSLSVSRAEVVDAEQRLLRFAPYIQRAFPETIVDGGLIESPLRAICEMQEGMQREFDTDIVGPMLLKLDSELKISGSIKARGGIYEVLKIAERLAFAADMLEAHTDYSVLANPSFRKHFSQYRIVVGSTGNLGLSIGIMGAKLGFQVSVHMSTEAKQWKKDKLRSLGVEVVEHSSDYTQAVQAGRREAQASDNIFFVDDDHSRDLFLGYAVAASRLQGQLERLQVSIGPHHPLVVYLPCGVGGGPGGIAFGLKLLYGDSVHIYFVEPTHSPSMLLGLMTGQHDAVSVQDFGLDNHTAADGLAVGRPSRFVGRVMDHLIDGIYTVSDERLYQLLSLLQDSEQIAVEPSAAAGLFGPVVLHRSGKPDFGDSRFRQLQSVLHSSTHLVWATGGSMVPRDVMRDDYNRGQMLRN from the coding sequence GTGGTCTATATTGCGGGGAAAACAGTGGCGGAGTGGAAGCGCGAACATCCGCTGTTGGACTTCATTCAGAGCAGCCAAGAGGTACTTTGGCTGAACCCGCGATGGCTGCCGGCGGCACAGGTGTTGCCGTCCCTCTCGGTTTCGCGAGCGGAGGTTGTTGATGCAGAGCAACGCCTCCTCCGCTTTGCTCCTTACATCCAGCGCGCATTCCCAGAAACAATAGTGGACGGAGGTTTGATTGAGTCTCCACTGAGAGCTATTTGTGAAATGCAGGAAGGAATGCAGCGGGAGTTCGACACCGACATCGTGGGCCCAATGCTGTTAAAGCTTGATAGTGAGCTTAAAATTTCGGGATCAATTAAGGCCAGAGGAGGCATCTACGAAGTATTAAAGATTGCCGAGAGGTTGGCCTTTGCTGCTGACATGTTGGAGGCACATACCGACTACTCAGTGTTGGCAAATCCATCGTTTCGGAAGCATTTCTCTCAATACCGCATTGTCGTAGGGTCAACCGGAAATCTTGGGCTTAGTATTGGAATCATGGGTGCCAAGCTGGGATTTCAGGTTTCTGTACATATGTCTACGGAGGCAAAGCAGTGGAAAAAGGACAAACTCCGAAGCCTGGGAGTTGAGGTTGTAGAGCACTCTTCTGACTATACGCAGGCTGTTCAGGCAGGCCGGAGGGAAGCGCAAGCGAGTGACAATATATTCTTTGTCGATGATGACCATTCACGGGACTTGTTTTTAGGCTATGCTGTTGCTGCATCTCGGTTGCAAGGTCAACTAGAGAGACTGCAGGTTTCCATAGGCCCACATCATCCTCTCGTGGTTTATTTGCCGTGCGGCGTGGGGGGCGGCCCTGGGGGCATTGCATTTGGATTGAAACTTCTGTACGGAGACAGTGTTCATATTTACTTTGTTGAACCCACGCATTCTCCCTCTATGCTGTTAGGGCTAATGACGGGACAACACGATGCAGTTTCGGTGCAGGATTTCGGGCTGGATAATCATACTGCTGCTGATGGACTTGCTGTTGGCAGGCCGTCACGCTTTGTCGGGAGAGTCATGGACCACTTGATTGACGGAATTTACACCGTTTCCGACGAGAGACTTTACCAGCTTCTCAGTCTTCTGCAAGACAGCGAACAAATTGCGGTTGAGCCTTCGGCGGCAGCCGGCCTGTTCGGACCTGTAGTGCTGCACCGGAGCGGTAAACCGGACTTTGGTGACAGTCGCTTCCGTCAACTCCAGTCGGTCCTCCACTCAAGCACTCACCTTGTCTGGGCTACGGGTGGGAGCATGGTTCCTCGCGACGTCATGAGAGACGATTACAACCGAGGTCAAATGCTGCGCAACTGA
- a CDS encoding threonine/serine exporter family protein, which yields MNANTNSAEQSAYRQSIIKLCLLTGKIMLQNGAETYRVEDTMTRVAETCGLRTHSYVTPTAIIFSIDTFDSTKLVRITERSVDLRKVVEVNGISRDFCSGKIDVADALKSLEQVDASHHKYPVWLQISAAALASACFLIMFNGKLTDSLPALVSGGIGFTVFLFTHRILRIRFFAEFFAAVAIGIVSISFVSLGFGSSLDKIIIGSVMPLVPGLQITNAVRDLMAGHLVAGTSKGIEALLTAFAVGGGIAISLSIL from the coding sequence ATGAACGCGAACACAAACTCAGCTGAGCAATCGGCATATCGCCAATCCATTATCAAACTTTGTTTGCTCACAGGCAAAATCATGTTGCAAAACGGGGCCGAAACCTATCGTGTCGAGGACACAATGACACGGGTGGCTGAGACCTGCGGTCTACGTACCCACAGCTATGTTACACCGACGGCGATTATCTTCTCCATCGACACTTTCGATTCCACCAAACTGGTTCGAATTACGGAGCGGTCTGTAGACCTTCGCAAAGTCGTCGAGGTTAACGGGATTTCGAGAGATTTCTGCAGTGGAAAAATTGACGTTGCGGACGCCCTCAAGAGTCTTGAGCAGGTGGACGCTTCACATCATAAATATCCTGTGTGGCTGCAAATATCTGCTGCAGCCTTGGCCAGCGCCTGTTTCCTCATCATGTTTAACGGCAAGCTAACGGATTCCCTCCCCGCCCTTGTCTCCGGAGGCATCGGATTTACTGTTTTCCTTTTCACACACCGTATTCTCCGCATTCGGTTTTTTGCAGAGTTTTTCGCTGCTGTGGCAATCGGGATTGTATCCATTTCATTTGTCTCTCTTGGCTTTGGAAGCTCACTGGACAAAATTATTATTGGATCGGTGATGCCCCTTGTTCCCGGGCTGCAGATCACAAATGCCGTTCGGGACCTGATGGCTGGACACCTTGTAGCAGGAACATCGAAAGGAATTGAAGCGCTTCTCACAGCATTTGCCGTTGGCGGAGGAATTGCTATTTCGCTTTCGATTTTGTAG
- a CDS encoding threonine/serine exporter family protein: protein MVQQLLVSFIAAAAFGMMFNVPRHLLPECGVVGMMGWFVYIVLGRLGISNIPATLVAAFVVTILSQWFARLFKTPIIVFSVAGIIPLVPGGVAYDAMRYFVQNNYAVAVQMAAKALMMSGAIAMGLILSEVVYQLIKRRQFQ, encoded by the coding sequence ATGGTGCAACAACTTCTCGTCAGTTTCATCGCTGCGGCTGCGTTCGGAATGATGTTTAACGTACCGCGTCACTTGCTGCCAGAATGCGGCGTCGTCGGCATGATGGGCTGGTTTGTGTATATTGTCCTCGGGCGCCTTGGGATTTCCAACATTCCAGCAACCCTAGTTGCTGCTTTTGTTGTCACAATCTTAAGCCAGTGGTTTGCCAGATTATTCAAAACGCCGATCATTGTCTTCAGCGTCGCCGGGATTATACCGCTGGTCCCCGGAGGCGTGGCTTATGATGCAATGCGCTACTTTGTCCAGAACAATTACGCGGTAGCGGTCCAAATGGCCGCAAAAGCGTTGATGATGTCCGGAGCCATTGCAATGGGTCTGATTCTATCGGAAGTCGTTTATCAACTTATTAAACGCCGACAGTTTCAATAA
- a CDS encoding cytochrome P450: protein MLKSLFSPEVRRNPYPVYTHLRTSQSVLYAEELQLWSVFRYEEVRMVLSDYTRFSSQYGQPNPVPQTPSDQARTGSSLITTDPPRHTRLRSLVNRAFTPRQVTALEPRIKAIANELIDGAVMNGRLDLVKEVSYPLPVIVIAEMLGIPAEDRSKFKHWSDDVVASADQMIGGDGGDSQRSHQEMNAYFREVIADRREHPKDDLVSALIQAEEDHQQLTEEDILALCWLLLVAGNETTTNLITNAVRTFLEYPEEFEKLRANPDLMASAIEEVLRYRSPIQAMFRMTKEDVNLGEQRIPKGERVIAWIGSANRDEEKFLHADKFNIMRHPNQHIAFGHGIHFCLGAPLARLEAKTALEALLQRFSEIKRVDDAALEPTRGFIVHGVTSLPLAVK from the coding sequence ATGTTAAAGAGTTTGTTTTCTCCCGAAGTCCGACGAAATCCTTATCCAGTGTACACACATCTACGAACCTCACAATCCGTCTTGTATGCCGAAGAGTTGCAGCTGTGGTCAGTATTTCGCTACGAGGAAGTACGCATGGTTCTGTCTGACTACACTCGCTTCTCGTCCCAATACGGCCAGCCAAATCCTGTCCCACAGACGCCCTCCGACCAAGCGCGTACAGGGTCCAGTTTAATTACGACAGACCCGCCTCGGCACACGCGCCTGCGTTCTTTGGTAAACCGGGCATTCACTCCGCGACAGGTGACTGCGTTGGAACCACGGATTAAAGCAATTGCCAATGAGCTTATCGATGGTGCCGTGATGAACGGGCGTCTGGATTTAGTCAAGGAAGTGTCTTATCCGCTACCCGTCATCGTCATTGCAGAAATGCTGGGGATTCCAGCAGAAGATAGAAGCAAATTCAAGCATTGGTCGGATGACGTTGTGGCGTCCGCTGACCAGATGATTGGCGGCGATGGAGGAGATTCACAAAGAAGCCACCAAGAGATGAACGCATATTTTCGGGAAGTCATCGCCGACCGCAGAGAACACCCCAAAGACGACCTCGTTTCTGCATTGATTCAGGCCGAAGAAGACCACCAACAGCTCACTGAAGAAGACATTCTTGCCTTGTGTTGGCTCTTGTTGGTCGCTGGCAATGAAACCACTACGAACCTCATTACGAATGCTGTTCGGACATTCTTGGAGTATCCGGAGGAATTTGAAAAATTGAGGGCCAATCCCGACTTGATGGCTTCAGCCATTGAAGAAGTTCTGCGCTACCGGTCTCCGATTCAGGCTATGTTCAGAATGACCAAAGAGGATGTCAACTTAGGCGAGCAGAGAATTCCCAAAGGAGAACGTGTTATTGCTTGGATTGGATCGGCAAACCGCGATGAAGAGAAATTTCTACACGCGGATAAATTCAACATAATGCGGCACCCGAACCAACATATCGCTTTTGGTCACGGTATCCACTTTTGCCTGGGGGCACCCTTAGCACGCCTTGAGGCAAAGACGGCCCTTGAAGCGTTGTTGCAAAGATTCAGTGAAATCAAGCGCGTGGACGATGCAGCTCTAGAACCGACTCGAGGGTTTATTGTGCACGGAGTCACAAGTTTGCCCCTTGCGGTCAAATGA